One Candidatus Gastranaerophilales bacterium DNA segment encodes these proteins:
- a CDS encoding ABC transporter ATP-binding protein translates to MSILKIENLNLSFNFQSGTYQALHNVNLDLNKGETLAIVGESGCGKTLTAMSILGLIPNTATITEGKIIFQNDDLLKLNDSQLQKIRGKKIALIPQDPMTSLNPLYTIGNQLLEVIHLHQNLKGKEAKQKAIEALELVKIPNAKERLKNYPHEFSGGMRQRVIIAMAIACNAEIIIADEPTTALDVTVQAQIMELLKEIQNKYQTSIILISHDLGLVCENSNKIAVMYAGSVVEYATNSELFKAPKHPYTKSLLKSLPDLHTTNLETIKGQPPSIRDEIIGCPFAERCNQKLEKCTKQKPPLHQINQDSATSCWLYEAQ, encoded by the coding sequence ATGAGTATTTTAAAAATAGAAAATTTGAATTTATCCTTCAACTTTCAAAGCGGAACCTATCAAGCTTTGCATAATGTAAATTTGGATTTAAACAAAGGCGAAACCCTTGCTATTGTGGGCGAATCGGGTTGTGGAAAAACGCTGACCGCAATGAGCATTTTAGGGCTTATACCGAATACTGCCACAATCACTGAGGGAAAAATAATTTTTCAAAACGATGATTTGTTAAAATTGAACGACTCTCAATTGCAAAAAATAAGAGGGAAAAAAATTGCCCTAATTCCGCAAGACCCTATGACCTCACTAAATCCACTATATACCATTGGAAATCAACTCTTAGAAGTCATACATCTTCACCAAAATTTAAAAGGAAAAGAAGCTAAACAAAAAGCAATTGAAGCTCTTGAACTTGTTAAAATTCCTAACGCAAAAGAAAGATTGAAAAATTACCCCCATGAATTTTCAGGAGGCATGAGGCAACGCGTAATTATCGCAATGGCAATCGCCTGCAATGCAGAAATAATAATTGCAGACGAACCCACAACTGCACTTGACGTAACCGTTCAAGCTCAAATAATGGAGCTTTTAAAAGAAATTCAAAATAAATATCAAACCTCAATCATTCTCATCTCACACGATTTGGGTTTGGTTTGTGAAAATTCAAATAAAATAGCAGTTATGTACGCAGGCTCAGTTGTTGAATACGCAACAAATTCAGAGCTTTTCAAAGCACCAAAACATCCTTACACTAAATCTTTACTAAAATCACTTCCCGATTTACACACAACTAACCTTGAAACTATCAAAGGTCAGCCCCCATCAATTAGAGATGAAATTATAGGTTGCCCATTTGCTGAAAGATGCAATCAAAAACTGGAAAAATGCACAAAACAAAAACCACCTTTACACCAAATAAATCAAGATTCTGCTACTTCTTGTTGGCTTTATGAAGCTCAATAA
- a CDS encoding PilZ domain-containing protein: MKSYIAQDAVFKIIPKNPEAATKCSVLSTGDGYFKVKLFTDEKLTVNEPVELFAITPQGLLYFETFTKEVSGSVIDLIYPIAHKFLQRREYTRINFSKNILIQEKDTENTIQCSVLDISAGGMKLSTQTQLSLSKDYKAKFDLDKNVALDCYFEPIRIEQDNIGGYTVSGRFKILKNIDRISLVQFCFRKQMENQNM, encoded by the coding sequence ATGAAAAGTTATATAGCACAAGATGCGGTTTTTAAAATTATTCCGAAAAATCCGGAAGCAGCGACAAAATGCTCCGTGTTGTCGACAGGTGACGGGTACTTTAAAGTTAAACTTTTTACTGATGAAAAGTTGACGGTGAATGAACCTGTTGAGCTTTTTGCTATTACTCCTCAAGGACTTTTGTATTTTGAAACTTTTACAAAAGAGGTTTCAGGTTCTGTTATAGATTTGATTTATCCAATTGCTCACAAGTTTTTGCAAAGACGTGAATATACAAGAATTAACTTCTCTAAAAATATATTAATCCAAGAAAAAGATACCGAGAATACAATACAATGTTCAGTTTTAGATATAAGTGCCGGTGGTATGAAACTTTCTACCCAAACTCAACTTTCTTTGTCAAAAGATTACAAGGCAAAATTTGATTTGGATAAAAATGTTGCTTTAGACTGCTATTTTGAACCAATCAGGATTGAACAGGATAATATTGGCGGATATACTGTATCGGGACGATTTAAGATTTTAAAAAACATTGATAGAATATCATTGGTACAGTTCTGTTTTAGAAAACAGATGGAAAATCAAAATATGTAA
- the flhA gene encoding flagellar biosynthesis protein FlhA: MNFNSIANIFKNNDIVLAVGLVVIVCMMVLPLPAPLLDFLLTINISLSVIIMLVCLFTKEPLEYSTFPVILLISTIFRLGLNVSSTRLILLNGEAGQVISAFGEFVVGGNYVVGFIIFAILVIINFMVITGGAGRVAEVSARFTLDSMPGKQLSIDADLNSGLINEEQAKYRRKKLEREADFYGTMDGASKFVKGDATAGIIITVINIVAGLIIGVWQLKMDIMQALSTYTILTVGDGLVSQIPALLISFATGLIISRAAGQDTSLGDDIKKEMFSNPVVLSVVSVLLLFLGLVPGMPTVPFGFVSLIVGYLAFIKNKAKKEQALLDKQKQEDDEKAAKLEKVAKKRKKATRESVMELLAIEAIEIEIGYRLVPLLDAEQGGDLLERIAQIRRQTALDLGIVLPSIRVRDNLQLPPNNYQIKLKGVPIETGEIYVDRCLAMNSMGTEDANIKGISSIEPAFGLPATWVEEKDKEMVEAQGYTVVSPSAVVSTHITEVIKKNAAEILSRADVQQLIDNLKKEVSEDYVNDLMKEISAAEVQQILQNLLRERLSVRDLKTILETASLQSKISKNPDFLTEQVRQALARSICKQNLADTGELLVITLAPDVETTIAQGVSPDGQSLMLDPGFTKSLLDNLNYELEKSISNYGNQPVILCSSPIRLPFRRLVERTYPQISVMSYNEVSNNIKAKSVGVVQVPTGAKL, from the coding sequence ATGAATTTTAATAGTATAGCAAACATTTTTAAGAATAATGACATAGTCCTTGCGGTGGGCTTGGTTGTCATTGTTTGTATGATGGTTTTGCCTTTGCCTGCACCGTTGTTAGATTTCTTGTTGACTATAAATATTTCTTTGTCCGTAATTATAATGTTGGTTTGCTTGTTTACAAAAGAGCCTTTGGAATATTCTACTTTCCCTGTAATATTGCTTATTTCAACAATATTCAGATTGGGCTTGAATGTCAGTTCGACAAGATTAATTTTACTAAATGGCGAAGCCGGTCAGGTAATCAGTGCATTTGGTGAGTTTGTCGTCGGCGGTAACTATGTCGTCGGTTTCATAATTTTCGCTATTCTGGTCATTATCAACTTTATGGTAATCACAGGTGGTGCCGGCAGAGTTGCAGAAGTATCTGCAAGGTTTACATTGGACAGTATGCCCGGTAAACAATTGAGTATTGACGCCGATTTGAACTCAGGTTTAATAAACGAAGAACAGGCAAAATACAGACGTAAAAAACTTGAAAGAGAAGCAGATTTCTACGGTACTATGGATGGTGCTTCTAAGTTTGTAAAAGGTGATGCGACAGCAGGTATAATTATTACCGTTATCAATATTGTGGCGGGTTTAATTATAGGTGTTTGGCAACTTAAAATGGATATTATGCAAGCTTTAAGTACCTATACGATATTGACAGTCGGTGATGGTTTGGTTTCTCAAATCCCTGCACTTTTGATATCTTTTGCAACAGGTTTGATTATATCAAGAGCCGCCGGGCAAGATACTTCTTTGGGTGATGATATCAAGAAAGAAATGTTTTCTAATCCGGTTGTTTTATCGGTTGTATCTGTTTTGCTTTTATTCTTGGGGTTAGTCCCAGGTATGCCTACAGTTCCTTTTGGATTCGTATCTTTGATTGTCGGATATCTTGCTTTCATAAAAAACAAGGCAAAAAAAGAACAAGCTCTTTTAGATAAACAAAAACAAGAAGATGATGAAAAAGCTGCTAAGCTTGAAAAAGTAGCTAAGAAGCGGAAAAAAGCTACTCGTGAAAGCGTAATGGAGCTTTTGGCAATAGAAGCTATTGAAATTGAAATCGGTTACAGGTTGGTTCCATTGTTAGATGCAGAGCAGGGTGGTGATTTGCTAGAGCGTATTGCACAGATAAGACGTCAAACCGCACTTGATTTGGGGATAGTTTTACCTTCTATCAGGGTTAGAGATAATTTACAGCTTCCTCCGAATAATTATCAAATAAAATTAAAAGGGGTTCCGATTGAAACGGGTGAAATATACGTGGACAGATGTCTTGCGATGAATTCTATGGGAACAGAAGATGCTAATATTAAAGGCATAAGTTCTATAGAACCGGCATTTGGACTACCTGCAACTTGGGTTGAAGAAAAAGATAAAGAAATGGTCGAAGCTCAGGGCTACACTGTCGTGAGCCCTTCTGCGGTTGTATCGACTCATATCACGGAAGTTATTAAAAAGAATGCGGCTGAAATCTTGTCAAGAGCTGATGTTCAGCAACTTATCGATAATTTGAAAAAAGAAGTTTCAGAAGATTATGTCAATGATTTGATGAAAGAGATTTCTGCTGCAGAAGTCCAACAAATTTTGCAAAATCTTTTGAGGGAAAGACTTTCAGTGAGAGATTTGAAGACGATTTTGGAAACGGCAAGTCTTCAATCTAAAATAAGCAAAAATCCTGATTTCTTAACTGAGCAAGTAAGGCAAGCTTTAGCAAGAAGTATTTGCAAGCAAAACCTTGCAGATACCGGTGAACTTTTAGTTATAACCTTGGCTCCTGATGTTGAAACAACAATTGCTCAAGGCGTCAGTCCTGACGGGCAAAGTCTGATGTTAGACCCCGGGTTTACAAAAAGTTTGCTTGATAATTTGAATTATGAGCTTGAAAAATCTATTTCAAATTATGGAAATCAACCTGTCATATTGTGTTCTTCTCCAATAAGATTGCCATTCAGGCGACTTGTCGAAAGAACATATCCACAAATTTCTGTTATGTCGTATAATGAAGTAAGTAATAATATAAAAGCAAAATCGGTCGGGGTGGTTCAGGTTCCGACAGGTGCAAAATTGTAG
- a CDS encoding response regulator encodes MDMYKILIVDDEPDNLALLYRTLRGKYEITKTTSPLEALEILKQKHIDLVLSDHKMPEMDGVEFLKRVYDSYPNTMRLLVTAYTDASILIDAINYAKIYRYIKKPYSPDELLLTVANSLEYLQLKLDNESLINDLKDLFSGTIKAIIEALDAKDSFTLGRSRRVTFYTMKIVSVMEDISEDMSSKIELAGLLHDIGMIGVSDEILYKVEALSQDEYEEIKKHVKHGVRILEDIKQLKGVVEIIKYHHEHYDGHGYPFKLSGNDIPLGARIIAVADAFDGMLSNRAYREPLDSYAALDIIKQKTGTQFDPKVVDALERVLPSAIEEINQFEITSYKDEPQANN; translated from the coding sequence ATGGACATGTATAAGATTTTAATTGTTGATGATGAACCTGATAACTTGGCTCTGTTGTACAGAACCTTGCGTGGTAAGTACGAAATTACAAAAACGACTTCACCTCTAGAGGCTCTTGAAATTTTGAAACAAAAACATATTGATTTGGTTTTGTCTGACCATAAAATGCCTGAAATGGATGGGGTTGAGTTCTTAAAAAGAGTTTATGACAGCTATCCTAATACTATGCGTCTTTTGGTTACTGCTTATACAGACGCAAGTATTTTGATTGACGCAATTAACTATGCAAAAATATACAGATATATCAAAAAACCGTATAGCCCGGATGAACTTTTACTCACAGTTGCAAACTCTTTGGAGTATTTACAATTAAAACTCGATAACGAAAGCTTGATTAACGATTTAAAAGATTTATTTTCAGGTACTATCAAAGCTATTATTGAAGCCCTTGACGCCAAAGACTCTTTTACCTTGGGAAGAAGCAGGCGTGTTACTTTTTATACAATGAAAATTGTAAGTGTTATGGAGGATATCTCTGAGGATATGTCGTCCAAAATTGAATTGGCAGGCTTACTCCATGATATAGGTATGATTGGTGTTTCAGATGAAATTTTGTATAAAGTCGAAGCTTTATCACAAGATGAGTATGAAGAAATTAAAAAACACGTTAAACATGGAGTTCGGATTTTAGAGGACATTAAACAATTAAAAGGCGTAGTTGAAATCATCAAATATCACCATGAGCATTATGATGGTCATGGCTATCCATTTAAATTGAGTGGTAATGACATTCCACTAGGTGCGAGAATTATCGCAGTTGCAGATGCTTTTGATGGTATGCTTTCAAATAGAGCCTATCGAGAGCCGTTAGATTCATACGCTGCTTTAGACATAATTAAGCAAAAAACAGGCACTCAATTCGACCCAAAAGTCGTTGATGCTCTAGAAAGAGTTTTGCCTTCTGCGATAGAAGAAATTAATCAGTTTGAAATTACAAGCTATAAAGACGAGCCCCAAGCTAATAATTAA
- the dapF gene encoding diaminopimelate epimerase: MTKIKFTKMQGLGNDFVVLDFEEYKKTQISKEDLAKKLCDRHFGIGADGLIIINPKTQNTDIGWFFYNSDGTIAQMCGNGMRCFARYVFDHKLVDKKEFSVDTKAGVIIPKIVDKEHVRVNMNKPVLETKKIPVDVNNNLNFEVKTSNRTFTANAVSMGNPHCIIVTDDNTKDLVLKYGGEIETNILFPEKTNVEFIKILNKNEINLDVWERGCAITLACGTGACASTVAAILNGLVDKKVKVNLPGGSLTIEWDGSKNDINHNVYMTGRADYSFVGEIDV, encoded by the coding sequence ATGACAAAAATAAAATTTACTAAAATGCAAGGACTAGGCAACGACTTTGTAGTTTTAGATTTTGAAGAATATAAAAAAACTCAAATTTCAAAAGAAGATTTAGCAAAAAAATTGTGCGACAGGCACTTCGGTATCGGAGCTGACGGATTAATAATAATAAACCCAAAGACCCAAAACACAGACATCGGCTGGTTCTTTTATAACTCAGACGGCACCATAGCCCAAATGTGTGGCAACGGTATGCGGTGTTTTGCCAGATACGTTTTCGATCACAAACTGGTCGACAAAAAAGAATTTAGCGTAGACACAAAAGCAGGTGTAATTATACCCAAAATTGTCGACAAAGAACACGTTCGCGTAAATATGAACAAACCGGTTCTTGAAACAAAAAAAATCCCTGTAGACGTAAACAATAATTTAAATTTTGAAGTAAAAACATCAAATAGAACATTCACCGCAAACGCAGTGAGCATGGGGAACCCGCATTGTATCATCGTAACTGATGATAATACAAAAGATTTGGTGCTGAAGTATGGTGGCGAAATTGAAACAAATATCTTATTCCCCGAAAAAACAAATGTAGAATTTATTAAAATATTGAATAAAAATGAAATAAATTTAGACGTTTGGGAAAGAGGCTGTGCTATCACATTAGCTTGCGGAACAGGGGCATGTGCTTCGACTGTCGCAGCTATCCTCAATGGACTTGTCGACAAAAAAGTTAAAGTTAATCTTCCGGGAGGCTCTTTGACAATAGAGTGGGACGGCTCAAAAAACGACATAAATCATAACGTATATATGACAGGAAGAGCTGATTATTCATTTGTAGGCGAGATTGATGTCTAA
- a CDS encoding proline--tRNA ligase, with translation MSKLFVETLRDFPSDAEVASHKMLVRAGYMRKLTNGVYNYLPLMWKVLKKVENIVREEMDNAGAQEILMPFVQPKELWEESGRWEVYGKELMRLKDRHDREMCLGPTHEEVVTSIAREGIRSYKQLPVNLYQIQSKFRDEIRPRFGLLRGREFIMKDAYSFDANQEGLEKSYDIMAKAYKKIFERCGLETKMVQSDSGAIGGSVSHEYMVLVNEDAENNAGENDVFYCEKCDYSANSNHAISKLKSVNTDGGFTEAKFVETPNTKTIQELAEFLNISETVICKALVYVVDNDYVVALIRGDKTVEETKLMNVFAGNEIRIARADEIEEIMKNSGFSAVGGFIGPKGLKGVKIVADETVKELKNFVIGCNKNDTHLVGANWGVDIDLPQIADIRLVEAGDICPDCGAQLKVTRGIEVGNIFQLGTKYSKAMNATFADENGQEKPFIMGCYGIGISRTAAAAVERHHDEYGIKWPLALAPFHVLVVPVNTKDEQQTNVAESIYNQLKSAGVEVLIDDRDERAGVKFKDADLIGIPYRITVGKTIAEGLVEYKVRETGDMTKLTPEEAVKNIIEIVRNAK, from the coding sequence ATGTCTAAACTTTTTGTCGAAACTTTGAGAGATTTCCCGTCTGACGCTGAAGTTGCAAGTCATAAAATGCTTGTCAGAGCCGGATATATGCGGAAATTGACTAATGGGGTGTATAATTATTTGCCGTTAATGTGGAAAGTTTTGAAAAAAGTTGAAAATATTGTTAGAGAAGAAATGGATAATGCTGGTGCCCAAGAAATTTTGATGCCGTTTGTTCAGCCTAAAGAATTGTGGGAAGAATCAGGCAGATGGGAAGTCTATGGCAAAGAGCTTATGCGTTTAAAAGACAGACACGATAGAGAAATGTGTCTTGGACCAACGCACGAAGAAGTAGTTACATCAATTGCAAGAGAAGGAATTCGCTCCTATAAACAATTGCCTGTTAATTTGTATCAAATCCAATCTAAATTCAGAGATGAAATAAGACCGAGATTCGGACTTTTACGTGGGCGTGAATTTATTATGAAAGACGCTTATAGTTTTGACGCCAATCAAGAGGGGCTTGAAAAATCTTATGATATTATGGCAAAAGCTTATAAAAAAATCTTTGAAAGATGCGGACTTGAAACCAAAATGGTTCAATCAGATTCAGGTGCGATTGGTGGTAGTGTTTCCCATGAATATATGGTGCTTGTGAATGAAGATGCCGAAAATAATGCAGGCGAAAATGACGTTTTCTATTGTGAAAAATGTGATTATTCTGCAAATTCTAATCACGCAATTTCTAAATTAAAATCCGTTAATACAGATGGCGGTTTCACTGAAGCAAAATTTGTTGAAACGCCGAATACAAAAACAATTCAAGAGTTGGCTGAATTTTTGAATATTTCTGAAACGGTTATCTGCAAAGCATTGGTTTATGTTGTTGATAATGACTACGTTGTAGCCTTGATAAGAGGCGACAAAACTGTTGAAGAAACTAAATTGATGAATGTTTTTGCAGGCAACGAGATAAGAATTGCAAGAGCTGATGAAATTGAAGAAATTATGAAAAACAGTGGTTTTTCTGCTGTTGGTGGTTTTATTGGGCCTAAAGGACTTAAGGGCGTCAAAATTGTTGCTGATGAAACGGTAAAAGAATTAAAAAATTTCGTCATAGGTTGCAACAAAAACGATACGCATTTGGTTGGTGCAAATTGGGGTGTCGATATTGATTTACCTCAGATTGCAGATATCAGATTGGTTGAAGCAGGGGATATTTGTCCTGATTGTGGTGCTCAATTGAAAGTTACAAGGGGGATTGAAGTTGGTAATATATTCCAGCTTGGCACAAAATATTCAAAAGCTATGAATGCAACTTTCGCAGATGAAAACGGGCAAGAAAAACCATTTATTATGGGCTGCTATGGGATAGGTATCTCAAGAACTGCAGCAGCTGCAGTCGAAAGACATCATGATGAATATGGCATTAAATGGCCTTTGGCTTTGGCTCCATTCCATGTGCTTGTTGTTCCTGTAAATACAAAGGACGAGCAACAAACAAATGTTGCAGAAAGTATTTATAATCAGTTAAAAAGTGCAGGCGTTGAAGTCTTGATTGATGATAGAGATGAAAGAGCCGGGGTCAAATTTAAAGATGCAGATTTGATTGGTATTCCATATCGTATCACTGTCGGAAAAACTATTGCAGAAGGGCTTGTTGAATATAAAGTTCGTGAAACAGGTGATATGACTAAGTTGACTCCTGAAGAAGCGGTAAAAAATATAATAGAAATTGTTCGCAATGCAAAATAA
- the flhB gene encoding flagellar biosynthesis protein FlhB, with the protein MSSERTEAATPRKRNEERKKGNISKSQDLSSALTLSVALGLLVAMSGMIMSDLQALLYDTFTHLNPKTIESKNILALMEPYAIATAKIVLPFLVTLMIFAAIVIRLQVGALFAPEKIKPDIKKFSPSQIVSSLKKMLNPFEVRNMVELSKNLLKVAIVGGVGYSVFNSRKDELFGLVGSDVTVAFPVMGSILVNMLINMCVVMLIMGLIDRKYQDYEYEKSIKMTKQEVKDEFKNMEGDPKIKQKIKAAQMQMMKQKMMANIPQADVVVTNPTHYAVAIKYDRVNSVAPMVVAKGVDYMAFKIREIAQNNHVPIVENKPLARSLYKLVPVDGMIPADLYVAVAEVLAYVYNKNKGKN; encoded by the coding sequence ATGAGCTCAGAAAGAACCGAAGCTGCTACTCCTCGAAAACGGAACGAGGAACGAAAAAAAGGAAATATCTCAAAAAGTCAGGATTTGAGTTCTGCTTTAACTCTTTCTGTTGCCTTGGGGCTTTTGGTTGCAATGTCGGGGATGATAATGTCCGATTTGCAGGCACTTTTGTATGATACGTTTACTCATTTGAATCCAAAAACTATTGAAAGCAAGAATATCCTTGCTTTGATGGAGCCTTATGCCATTGCAACTGCAAAAATTGTTCTGCCTTTTTTAGTTACATTAATGATATTTGCGGCTATTGTTATAAGGTTGCAAGTGGGGGCGTTGTTTGCTCCTGAGAAAATTAAGCCTGATATTAAAAAATTCAGTCCTTCTCAAATAGTTAGCTCATTAAAAAAAATGCTTAATCCTTTTGAAGTTAGAAATATGGTGGAACTTTCAAAAAATCTTCTCAAAGTTGCTATTGTAGGCGGGGTTGGATATTCTGTCTTTAATTCAAGGAAGGACGAACTCTTTGGGCTTGTTGGGTCTGATGTGACGGTAGCTTTTCCTGTAATGGGAAGCATTTTGGTAAATATGCTTATTAACATGTGTGTCGTTATGTTGATTATGGGGCTTATTGATAGAAAATACCAAGACTATGAGTATGAAAAATCAATCAAAATGACAAAACAAGAGGTCAAAGACGAGTTTAAAAATATGGAAGGTGACCCAAAAATTAAACAAAAAATCAAAGCCGCTCAAATGCAGATGATGAAACAAAAAATGATGGCAAATATTCCGCAGGCAGATGTTGTTGTTACAAATCCTACTCATTATGCTGTTGCTATTAAATATGATAGGGTCAACTCTGTTGCACCTATGGTTGTTGCGAAAGGTGTTGATTATATGGCGTTTAAAATCCGTGAAATCGCTCAAAATAATCATGTTCCTATTGTGGAAAATAAGCCTTTAGCTCGTTCGCTTTACAAATTGGTTCCCGTAGATGGTATGATTCCGGCGGATTTATATGTAGCAGTAGCCGAAGTTCTTGCTTATGTATATAATAAGAATAAGGGGAAGAATTAG
- a CDS encoding ATP-binding protein has translation MLKNRLFLRIKRIWGEFSAFAKSGERRLSFEFAFLTSLVIVLIILCMGWYINAAMNALNEKAKLQNEILNVSISATVFNMIEKDVAANDYSRITPKIQHMLSNKILAYLVVYNNKTKKVLYSSMPKDSMKINNGILMPMFNADPLMKETKYLKGGRGDCTIYAGFYNDSLFKPYFDLLINQLSWLMVAAILMGLLLAYFLSRKIISPLNSLIQATSEFEQGDLSNRVDKTPYVEINELVLSYNLMADALQRLYSSLEHKVQERTKQLEGAYSELQSTQAMMVHSEKMKSLGELVAGIMHEINNPINFIYGNLSHLTNYSKDLIEIIDAYSDKESEMTPESAKAIDDLKQQIDYEFLKSDLPDLIRSCKEGTERTRNIILDLKNFSRMEELALSDIDLTKEIDTTLNILYNKFKHKITVHKEYEDNLPKVEAYGGQLNQVFMNILDNAAYAIDDKDKGDVWIRLKAIDKDVIIEIEDNGKGMSPDTMHKMFDPFFTTKPVGKGTGLGMSISYKVIKNHKGNIDVSSEVGKGTKFIITLPIDQPKDSVDENSGNESEFEIIE, from the coding sequence GTGTTAAAAAATAGATTGTTTTTGAGAATTAAACGTATATGGGGGGAATTTTCCGCCTTTGCTAAATCAGGTGAAAGACGACTTAGTTTTGAATTTGCATTTCTGACCAGTTTGGTTATCGTGTTGATTATTTTGTGTATGGGCTGGTATATCAACGCAGCAATGAACGCTCTTAATGAAAAGGCTAAATTGCAAAATGAAATATTGAATGTTTCAATTTCCGCAACCGTTTTCAATATGATTGAAAAAGATGTGGCGGCGAATGATTATTCTCGTATTACACCTAAAATTCAACACATGCTCTCAAATAAGATTTTGGCGTACTTAGTGGTTTATAACAATAAGACTAAGAAAGTTTTATATTCTTCAATGCCGAAAGATTCTATGAAAATAAACAACGGGATATTGATGCCGATGTTTAATGCTGACCCCTTGATGAAAGAAACAAAATATTTAAAAGGTGGTCGTGGTGATTGCACGATATATGCAGGATTTTATAACGATTCGTTGTTTAAGCCTTATTTCGATTTGTTGATAAATCAGTTATCTTGGCTTATGGTTGCTGCAATTTTGATGGGGCTTTTGCTTGCATATTTCTTATCAAGAAAAATTATCAGCCCTTTAAATTCTTTAATTCAGGCAACAAGTGAGTTTGAGCAAGGTGACTTATCTAATCGTGTTGACAAAACTCCGTATGTTGAAATAAATGAGTTGGTTTTGTCATACAACCTTATGGCAGACGCTTTGCAACGTTTATACAGTTCATTGGAACACAAAGTTCAAGAACGTACAAAACAACTTGAAGGAGCGTATTCAGAGCTTCAAAGCACTCAAGCTATGATGGTTCACTCTGAGAAGATGAAATCTTTAGGTGAGCTTGTTGCGGGGATTATGCACGAGATTAATAACCCTATTAACTTTATATATGGGAATTTGAGCCATTTGACTAACTATTCTAAGGATTTGATTGAAATAATTGATGCTTATTCTGATAAAGAAAGTGAAATGACGCCTGAAAGTGCAAAAGCCATTGATGACTTAAAACAACAAATTGATTACGAATTTTTGAAATCTGATTTGCCTGATTTGATTAGAAGTTGTAAAGAAGGCACAGAAAGAACAAGAAATATTATATTGGATTTGAAGAATTTCTCCAGAATGGAAGAACTTGCACTTTCTGATATTGATTTAACAAAAGAAATTGATACGACTCTCAACATCTTATATAACAAATTTAAACATAAAATTACCGTACACAAAGAATACGAAGACAACTTGCCCAAAGTGGAAGCCTATGGCGGTCAACTAAATCAAGTCTTTATGAATATTCTTGATAATGCTGCTTATGCCATTGATGACAAAGATAAAGGCGATGTATGGATAAGGCTAAAGGCTATTGACAAAGATGTTATAATTGAAATTGAAGATAATGGTAAAGGTATGTCGCCTGATACTATGCACAAAATGTTTGACCCGTTCTTCACTACAAAGCCTGTAGGTAAAGGTACAGGGCTTGGAATGTCAATCAGTTATAAAGTTATTAAAAACCATAAAGGTAACATTGACGTTTCATCTGAGGTCGGAAAGGGTACTAAGTTTATTATAACCCTCCCGATTGATCAACCTAAAGATTCAGTGGACGAAAACAGTGGTAATGAAAGTGAATTTGAGATAATCGAATAA